One window from the genome of Crassostrea angulata isolate pt1a10 chromosome 2, ASM2561291v2, whole genome shotgun sequence encodes:
- the LOC128173745 gene encoding N66 matrix protein-like: protein MKAAIFIVFACVVLANVSSKPYGYRRYGENDNEPALKGDVGSGNNGDGNGDDNGENGNGDDNGENGNGDDNGENGNGDDNGENGNGDDKGENGNGDDNVENGNGDDNGENRNGDDNGENGNGDDNGENGNGDDNGENGNGDDNGENGYGDDKGENGNGDDNGENGNGDDNGENGNGDDNGENGNGDDNGENGNGDDNGETGIGDDSYRSGDRYDGNGNNGDRYDGNGNNGDRYDGNGNNGDRYDGNGNNGDRY from the exons ATGAAGGCTGCCATCTTTATAGTCTTTGCCTGTGTCGTATTAGCAAATGTTTCATCTAAGCCATATG GCTATAGACGTTATGGAGAAAATGATAATGAACCTGCTTTGAAAGGCGATGTAGGCAGTGGAAATAACGGAGACGGCAATGGTGATGATAACGGAGAAAATGGAAATGGCGATGATAACGGAGAAAATGGAAATGGTGATGATAACGGAGAAAATGGAAATGGCGATGATAACGGAGAAAATGGTAATGGCGATGATAAGGGAGAGAATGGAAATGGTGATGATAACGTAGAAAATGGAAATGGCGATGACAACGGAGAAAATAGAAATGGTGATGATAACGGAGAAAATGGAAATGGCGATGATAACGGAGAAAATGGAAATGGTGATGATAACGGAGAAAATGGAAATGGCGATGATAACGGAGAAAATGGTTATGGCGATGATAAGGGAGAAAATGGAAATGGTGATGATAACGGAGAAAATGGAAATGGTGATGATAACGGAGAAAATGGAAATGGTGATGATAACGGAGAAAATGGTAATGGCGATGATAACGGAGAAAATGGAAATGGTGATGATAACGGGGAAACTGGAATCGGAGACGACTCTTATAGAAGTGGTGATAGATACGATGGAAATGGTAATAACGGCGATAGATACGATGGGAATGGTAATAACGGCGACAGATACGATGGGAATGGTAATAACGGCGATAGATACGATGGGAATGGTAATAACGGCGATAGATACTGA